Proteins from one Desulfonema limicola genomic window:
- a CDS encoding FAD-dependent oxidoreductase yields MDKKYGVYICTGCGIGEALDVKALCDVPEEEGLPVKTHPCFCGKEGVELLKKDIADGTNTLVMAACSRRVNFDTFRFDGCIVDRVSLREGVVWSHPRSQFPALTEEEKEDEDNFDRVQMMAEDYIRMGMIRVEKVKLPEPYKLENFSNRILVIGGGITGISAAIDAAKTGYEVTIVEKESFLGGYAAKVRKQFPQVDPYDSLISPIIQAKIDELEKYSSITVKNNTVVARIAGEPGNFTVTLKKPGDKIPFDVPYPLPDEMKLDESGKELDVEKQHERYLEYNKGRNDILKLDPAGEKFGAVVLAAGWRPYKPKAGEFANLGFGDLPDVVTNHQFEEMAAKGPVTRPSDGKPAKSVVFIQSPGGEAGDSDFAYAGSVTSMVALKQAKYVREDYEDGRAYVFYQHMRTPGLNENFYKGIQQDPGIFLTKGQVTSVSKNGDGLVIDADNTLLGDKIQVKADMVVLGTGMVPATADDPVINLAYRQGPAFRDIGLFNGYADSNFICFPYETQRTGIYAAGAVRRSMTMEESIEDAAGAALKAIQCVECSNRGVAVHPRSGDMTFPDFFFQRCTQCKRCTEECPFGALDDDEKGTPKPNPSRCRRCGTCMGACPERIIGFADYSIDSIGSMVKAVKVPSEDDYSEPPFRILGLVCENDALPALDIAALKGLSYSADVRLIPVRCLGSVNVIWIKDALSQGMDGVFLLGCKHGDDYQCHFVKGSELAEIRMKKIGDALASLALEEERVAQFEIAIDEYDKLPGIINGFVEEVEALGPNPFKGF; encoded by the coding sequence ATGGATAAAAAGTACGGTGTATATATCTGCACAGGTTGTGGAATTGGGGAGGCTCTGGATGTAAAAGCCTTATGTGATGTGCCTGAAGAAGAAGGACTTCCTGTTAAAACCCATCCCTGTTTCTGTGGTAAAGAAGGCGTTGAACTTCTCAAGAAAGATATTGCTGACGGGACAAATACCCTTGTTATGGCTGCATGTTCCCGCAGAGTTAATTTTGATACCTTTCGCTTTGACGGCTGTATTGTTGATCGGGTCAGTTTAAGGGAAGGTGTCGTCTGGTCCCATCCCCGCTCTCAATTTCCAGCTCTTACAGAAGAAGAAAAAGAGGATGAGGATAATTTTGACCGGGTTCAGATGATGGCAGAAGATTATATCAGGATGGGTATGATCAGGGTTGAAAAAGTTAAACTCCCTGAGCCTTATAAACTGGAAAATTTCAGTAATAGAATCCTGGTTATAGGCGGCGGTATTACCGGTATATCAGCAGCCATAGATGCTGCAAAAACCGGTTATGAAGTAACTATTGTTGAAAAAGAATCCTTTCTTGGCGGATATGCTGCAAAAGTAAGAAAACAATTCCCTCAGGTTGATCCTTATGACAGTCTGATTTCTCCCATTATTCAGGCAAAGATTGATGAACTGGAAAAATATTCCAGTATTACTGTAAAAAATAATACCGTAGTCGCACGTATTGCCGGTGAACCTGGCAATTTTACAGTTACCCTGAAAAAACCAGGAGACAAGATTCCTTTTGATGTTCCTTATCCTCTGCCAGATGAAATGAAGCTGGATGAAAGCGGCAAGGAACTTGATGTTGAAAAACAGCATGAGCGTTATCTTGAATACAATAAAGGCAGAAATGATATTCTAAAGCTTGATCCTGCTGGTGAAAAATTTGGTGCTGTTGTTCTTGCTGCTGGATGGCGGCCCTATAAACCTAAAGCTGGTGAATTTGCCAACCTGGGTTTTGGGGATTTGCCTGATGTTGTAACCAACCATCAATTTGAAGAAATGGCTGCCAAAGGCCCTGTTACACGGCCTTCAGACGGCAAGCCTGCTAAATCTGTTGTTTTTATTCAAAGTCCTGGAGGAGAAGCCGGAGATTCTGATTTTGCTTACGCTGGTTCTGTTACAAGCATGGTTGCTTTGAAACAGGCTAAATATGTTCGCGAAGATTATGAAGACGGCAGGGCATATGTTTTTTATCAGCACATGCGTACCCCTGGATTAAATGAAAATTTTTATAAAGGTATTCAGCAGGATCCTGGTATATTTCTTACCAAAGGTCAGGTAACAAGTGTTTCCAAAAATGGTGACGGTCTTGTTATTGATGCAGATAATACTCTTTTAGGCGATAAGATTCAGGTTAAAGCTGATATGGTTGTACTGGGAACAGGAATGGTTCCGGCAACTGCTGATGATCCTGTTATCAATCTGGCTTACCGCCAGGGACCTGCTTTCCGTGATATTGGGCTGTTTAACGGATATGCTGATTCTAATTTTATATGTTTTCCCTATGAAACCCAGAGAACAGGCATATATGCTGCCGGCGCTGTCCGCCGAAGTATGACTATGGAAGAATCTATTGAAGATGCAGCAGGTGCAGCTCTTAAGGCCATTCAATGCGTTGAATGTTCCAACAGGGGCGTGGCTGTTCATCCAAGATCAGGGGATATGACTTTCCCTGATTTCTTTTTCCAGAGATGTACCCAGTGTAAACGCTGTACAGAAGAGTGTCCTTTTGGTGCCTTAGACGATGATGAAAAAGGTACACCTAAACCCAATCCTTCACGCTGCCGCAGGTGTGGAACCTGTATGGGTGCATGTCCTGAACGTATAATCGGTTTTGCTGATTACAGTATTGACAGTATTGGTTCCATGGTTAAAGCTGTAAAGGTGCCATCTGAAGATGATTATAGTGAGCCGCCTTTTAGAATTCTGGGCCTGGTTTGCGAAAATGATGCCCTGCCTGCTCTTGATATTGCAGCTTTAAAAGGGCTTTCCTATTCTGCAGATGTACGATTGATTCCTGTGAGATGCCTTGGTTCTGTTAACGTGATCTGGATCAAGGATGCCCTGTCTCAAGGTATGGACGGTGTTTTCCTTCTGGGATGCAAACATGGTGATGACTACCAGTGCCACTTTGTCAAAGGCAGTGAACTGGCTGAAATCAGAATGAAAAAGATCGGAGATGCCCTTGCAAGTCTTGCTCTTGAAGAAGAGCGTGTTGCTCAATTTGAGATTGCAATAGATGAATATGACAAGCTTCCCGGTATTATTAACGGTTTTGTGGAAGAGGTCGAGGCCCTTGGCCCCAACCCATTCAAAGGTTTCTAA
- the qmoC gene encoding quinone-interacting membrane-bound oxidoreductase complex subunit QmoC, whose amino-acid sequence MTDRYLVEPDIGFINEVIGLGGEDLKKCYQCATCAVACPISPDNKPFPRKEMIAASWGLKDKLVGNADIWLCHNCGDCSTLCPRGAKPGDVLAAVRSYAVQEYAQPKKLANMVNDPKKLPQLLAIPAVLFIVIGLILKMFGIDWLNFAPGGDEIAQAKFIHSTLVDIVMIPTFFFAVGVFALGLKRFMADIHKDALATGKTDKEKIDPKGFIEALVRTIPTILKHNKFSECGENTERATSHMMVFYGFIGLFIVTNIFFVVMYGFGIHGPYSQLNPVKWLANIAGVALIVGASLMIKDRLAKKDQVSSYKDWFIVVLALALGVTGMLTQMTRLGGAAGLSYTIYFLHLICIWTLFAYLPFSKFAHIVYRTVAMAYTEYTGRK is encoded by the coding sequence ATGACAGATAGATACCTGGTTGAGCCTGATATCGGATTTATTAATGAAGTAATCGGGCTTGGGGGAGAAGATCTGAAAAAGTGCTATCAGTGTGCCACCTGTGCTGTAGCCTGTCCTATTTCTCCGGACAATAAACCTTTTCCCAGAAAAGAGATGATAGCTGCTTCCTGGGGTTTGAAAGATAAACTTGTAGGAAATGCTGATATCTGGCTGTGCCATAATTGCGGTGATTGCTCTACATTATGTCCCAGAGGTGCAAAACCTGGTGATGTTCTTGCTGCCGTACGTTCATATGCAGTTCAGGAATATGCGCAGCCCAAAAAACTGGCAAATATGGTCAATGATCCCAAAAAACTGCCCCAGCTTCTTGCAATTCCTGCTGTTCTTTTTATTGTAATTGGACTTATTTTGAAAATGTTTGGAATTGACTGGCTCAATTTTGCACCAGGCGGTGATGAGATTGCCCAGGCCAAATTCATCCATTCCACTCTGGTAGATATTGTAATGATCCCAACCTTTTTCTTTGCTGTTGGTGTTTTTGCCCTTGGTCTGAAGCGTTTTATGGCCGATATTCACAAAGATGCTCTTGCAACCGGAAAAACAGACAAAGAAAAAATTGATCCAAAAGGTTTTATTGAAGCTTTAGTGCGTACTATTCCAACTATTTTAAAACATAATAAATTTTCTGAATGTGGGGAAAATACAGAACGCGCCACTTCCCATATGATGGTATTTTATGGGTTTATAGGTCTGTTTATTGTAACCAACATCTTTTTTGTGGTTATGTACGGATTTGGAATCCACGGGCCTTATTCCCAGTTGAACCCTGTTAAATGGCTGGCAAATATTGCTGGTGTTGCCCTGATTGTTGGAGCATCTCTTATGATTAAAGACCGTCTGGCAAAAAAAGATCAGGTTTCGTCTTATAAAGACTGGTTTATAGTTGTCCTGGCTCTAGCACTTGGCGTTACAGGTATGCTGACCCAGATGACTCGTCTTGGCGGTGCTGCCGGTCTGTCATATACTATCTATTTTCTGCACCTGATCTGTATCTGGACATTGTTTGCATATCTGCCTTTTTCCAAGTTTGCTCATATTGTTTACAGGACAGTCGCAATGGCATACACAGAATATACAGGTAGAAAATAG
- a CDS encoding TIGR01212 family radical SAM protein (This family includes YhcC from E. coli K-12, an uncharacterized radical SAM protein.), whose protein sequence is MKKRYNDLNTYFRNMYGERVHKIAVDAGLTCPNRDGTLSYGGCIYCNPKGSGTGLYNLGLNITEQLVTGQKYIVKRYKAKKYLVYFQSFTNTYAPYEHLKEIYEQALNAVEGVIGLSIGTRPDCVNEKILRLLQSYAENYLIWVEYGLQSVHNNTLIKINRGHDFACFENTVNATKNRGIKICTHVILGLPGETREHMMETARIIGNMGIDGVKLHLMYVVKGTKLDNLYQQGQYQCLEQKQYADLVCEFLEYLPPDMVIQRLTGEPHPKELEAPQWALNKKETMNIILETMEHQDSWQGKQYKKDRKIWNQSRQLF, encoded by the coding sequence ATGAAAAAACGATATAATGATCTTAATACCTATTTCCGTAATATGTATGGGGAACGTGTTCATAAAATTGCAGTAGATGCAGGTCTGACCTGCCCTAATCGTGACGGAACATTATCTTATGGCGGCTGTATTTATTGTAATCCCAAAGGCTCAGGAACCGGGCTTTATAACCTGGGATTAAATATAACAGAACAGCTCGTTACAGGGCAGAAATATATTGTTAAACGGTATAAAGCAAAAAAATACCTGGTTTATTTTCAATCTTTTACCAATACCTATGCTCCTTATGAACATCTTAAAGAAATTTATGAACAGGCTTTAAATGCTGTTGAAGGTGTTATTGGACTCTCCATTGGAACAAGGCCCGATTGTGTTAATGAAAAGATATTAAGACTTCTCCAGTCTTATGCAGAAAATTATCTTATCTGGGTAGAATACGGCCTCCAGTCTGTTCATAATAATACTCTTATAAAGATTAACCGGGGACATGATTTTGCCTGTTTTGAAAATACAGTCAATGCAACAAAGAACCGCGGTATTAAAATCTGTACTCATGTTATACTTGGCCTTCCAGGAGAAACAAGAGAGCATATGATGGAAACCGCCAGAATAATAGGTAATATGGGGATAGATGGTGTTAAATTACACCTGATGTATGTGGTTAAGGGAACAAAACTAGATAATCTGTATCAACAAGGGCAGTATCAATGCCTTGAACAAAAGCAGTATGCAGACCTGGTTTGTGAATTTCTTGAATATCTTCCTCCTGATATGGTAATACAAAGACTAACTGGGGAACCTCATCCTAAAGAGCTTGAAGCTCCCCAATGGGCTTTGAATAAAAAGGAAACCATGAACATAATCCTGGAAACAATGGAACATCAGGATTCATGGCAGGGCAAACAATATAAGAAAGACAGAAAAATATGGAACCAATCCAGGCAGTTATTTTAG
- a CDS encoding undecaprenyl-diphosphate phosphatase → MEPIQAVILGVIQGLTEFLPVSSSGHLVIFQYLFGLREAELFFDICVHMGTLAAVIIFFRKEIGSILVSLFNLFKLIKNKEALLAGINSDQDIKMAVLIIIGSVPTAIIGLGFHKIAEQLFSSIFLVGCMLIITGTFLWSSLWVKNDRKNIAEFTIKDALIIGFVQGLAILPGISRSGSTITMGLFLGLNKETSARYSFLLCIPAIIGAQILSIKDLGTEVSFNINVIAGALTAGIVGYFALVLLVFIVNKGRMHLFAPYCWFVGAIALFIGY, encoded by the coding sequence ATGGAACCAATCCAGGCAGTTATTTTAGGTGTAATTCAGGGACTTACAGAATTTTTACCTGTAAGCAGTTCAGGTCATCTTGTAATTTTTCAATATTTGTTTGGTTTAAGAGAAGCAGAGCTTTTTTTTGACATATGTGTTCACATGGGCACCCTGGCTGCTGTTATAATCTTTTTCAGAAAGGAAATAGGTTCCATACTTGTTTCCCTTTTTAATTTATTTAAACTTATAAAGAATAAAGAAGCTTTGCTGGCAGGTATTAATTCAGATCAAGATATTAAAATGGCAGTACTTATTATAATTGGTTCTGTTCCTACTGCAATAATTGGACTTGGTTTTCATAAGATAGCAGAGCAGTTATTTTCATCAATCTTTCTTGTCGGCTGTATGCTGATTATTACAGGCACCTTCTTGTGGTCGAGCTTATGGGTAAAAAACGATAGAAAAAATATTGCAGAATTTACTATTAAAGATGCTTTGATTATTGGATTTGTTCAAGGACTGGCAATCTTGCCTGGAATATCCAGGTCAGGCTCTACAATTACTATGGGTCTTTTTTTAGGACTGAACAAAGAAACCTCTGCCCGTTATTCCTTTCTGCTCTGCATACCTGCAATTATTGGTGCCCAGATTTTAAGTATAAAAGACCTGGGGACCGAGGTTTCTTTTAATATAAATGTTATTGCAGGTGCATTAACAGCAGGTATTGTTGGATATTTTGCATTGGTGCTTCTGGTTTTTATAGTTAATAAAGGACGAATGCACCTTTTTGCACCTTATTGCTGGTTTGTTGGAGCAATTGCATTATTTATTGGATATTAA
- a CDS encoding ATP-binding protein — protein MEKIIGKVAATEKAPTTIDLFYFWTDKKRILNPFDIVKAAHIDNSITFGVVEEISHITDSSSYLSNFISSDFGDVETTSNMNRIGMNFVKAKVLGNNKSIYTPVLDSSAVSLANKDEILEALGLDKIVNPMPCGYIEMYKDEDKVTLPVNFNSQFLIGPEGAHLNISGISGLAAKTSYTMFLLKAIQEQYLKSSKDDSVAFVIFNVKGRDLLAIDEPNSELNKNDKNLYKMLNLSTTPFSNVKYYYPYSDKTNTQTYSYANNADIEMQIDLNKAFRYKYTYEEDKSNIDLMFSNIDDSNGTMESILNYIITGQGGFNEIGNWSQFADKVGEFTASGRKGGDKDISVMSWRKFKRIISKSLSHPIFSKRVVAEKNETRLHEATKDIKPNEVHVVDIAKLDQDTQAFVFGDVVRAIYDLKLGQEDRDEDDIPSKIVIFIDELNKYASKDIPKNSPILRQILDISERGRSLGIILFSVEQFKSAIHDRVKGNSATHAFGRTNAIEISKPDYKFIPPVYKNMMTRLDPGEYIIEHPVFRSLLNIRFPRPLYKQFPNG, from the coding sequence GTGGAAAAAATAATCGGCAAGGTTGCTGCAACTGAAAAAGCACCTACAACAATAGATTTATTTTATTTTTGGACTGATAAAAAACGAATATTAAATCCATTTGATATAGTAAAAGCCGCTCATATTGATAATTCCATAACATTTGGAGTAGTTGAAGAAATATCACATATTACGGATTCTTCAAGTTATTTAAGCAATTTTATTTCAAGCGACTTTGGTGATGTTGAAACTACATCTAATATGAATCGAATAGGGATGAATTTTGTAAAAGCAAAGGTACTCGGTAATAATAAAAGTATATACACACCTGTCTTAGATAGCAGCGCTGTGAGTTTAGCAAATAAAGATGAAATATTAGAAGCACTTGGACTTGACAAAATAGTTAATCCTATGCCTTGTGGGTATATCGAAATGTACAAGGACGAAGATAAAGTCACTTTGCCGGTAAATTTTAATTCACAATTTTTAATTGGACCTGAAGGTGCCCATCTTAATATTTCAGGGATATCAGGTTTAGCAGCAAAAACTTCTTATACAATGTTTTTACTAAAAGCAATTCAAGAACAATATTTAAAATCCAGTAAAGATGATTCTGTAGCATTTGTAATTTTTAATGTAAAAGGACGTGACCTGTTAGCAATTGATGAGCCTAATTCCGAATTAAATAAAAATGATAAAAATCTATACAAAATGCTAAATCTTAGTACTACCCCTTTCTCAAATGTTAAATATTATTATCCGTATTCAGATAAAACAAATACACAAACTTACAGCTATGCAAATAACGCTGATATAGAAATGCAAATTGATTTAAACAAAGCATTCCGTTATAAATATACCTATGAAGAGGATAAATCAAATATTGACCTGATGTTTTCAAATATTGACGATTCTAATGGCACAATGGAATCAATTTTAAATTATATCATTACTGGACAAGGTGGTTTTAATGAAATAGGGAACTGGAGTCAATTTGCAGATAAAGTTGGAGAATTTACTGCTTCAGGGAGGAAAGGCGGCGATAAAGATATATCTGTAATGAGTTGGCGTAAATTTAAAAGAATTATATCAAAGTCATTGAGTCATCCTATTTTTTCAAAAAGAGTTGTTGCTGAAAAAAACGAAACAAGATTACATGAAGCAACAAAAGATATTAAACCAAATGAAGTCCATGTAGTTGACATTGCAAAATTGGATCAAGATACTCAAGCCTTTGTTTTTGGTGATGTGGTGCGTGCAATTTATGATTTGAAATTAGGGCAGGAAGATAGAGACGAAGATGATATCCCATCTAAAATTGTTATTTTTATTGATGAGTTAAATAAATATGCATCAAAAGATATACCTAAAAATTCCCCAATTTTACGGCAAATACTTGATATATCCGAGCGAGGCCGTTCATTAGGCATAATTCTATTTTCAGTAGAACAATTTAAAAGTGCAATTCATGACCGAGTTAAAGGCAATTCTGCAACACATGCTTTTGGACGAACAAATGCTATAGAAATATCAAAACCTGATTATAAATTTATACCACCGGTTTATAAAAATATGATGACCAGGCTTGATCCAGGTGAATATATAATTGAACATCCTGTATTTAGGTCATTATTGAATATTCGTTTTCCCAGACCACTATATAAACAATTTCCAAATGGATGA
- a CDS encoding ATP-binding protein — protein sequence MQENRTKIGKDVIESLTLGMYEDPRIVYREYIQNAADQIDIAVDEGRFSNRTDGKIEIEICQSEKTISIYDNATGVPESKVFDTLKSIAQGIKNREKHKGFRGIGRLGGLAYCDKLIFETSYPGESTKSILTWDANKLKRIINDRNNNEEASSVIDAITDLKIIEEETDKRYFIVKMSNVSNKTLLNKENILNYLEMVAPVPYSKGFLFKDKIYTFAENIGQDIDEYNIYLNHDQIFKSYTTRIYEGENNNKKGIDEIHDLEFIEERDNNNDLIYWGWHSISNFSKQIPKINRGRGIRLRKANIQIGMDDALVKLFKEQRGSYYFFGEIFAVDIQLIPNARRDYFIENNKLLDFELLIKKQFIKLHDLYHFSSKVRSNKKKIEKHKELVKNYKIKNTESGFTSNEEKEQKLEEIDKAKDEAKKAKKQLTNLSNKIEDKDKSAEKKVFEKIVGDKETNIESFDTSDEDKQTTKFITDELTRYTRKERKLISKIFLVVDLILTPDLAENLKQKIIEDLRG from the coding sequence ATGCAAGAGAATAGAACAAAAATTGGAAAGGATGTAATAGAATCCTTAACATTAGGTATGTATGAGGATCCTCGTATTGTTTACAGGGAATATATACAAAACGCTGCTGACCAAATTGATATTGCAGTTGATGAAGGTCGTTTTTCCAACAGAACCGATGGCAAGATTGAAATTGAAATATGTCAATCAGAAAAAACTATCAGCATTTACGATAATGCAACAGGTGTACCAGAATCGAAAGTTTTTGATACATTAAAAAGTATTGCTCAAGGTATAAAAAATCGAGAAAAACACAAAGGATTTAGGGGCATTGGGCGTCTTGGCGGTTTAGCATACTGCGATAAATTGATTTTTGAGACAAGCTACCCTGGTGAAAGTACTAAATCAATATTAACTTGGGATGCTAATAAATTAAAGCGTATCATTAATGATAGAAACAATAATGAAGAAGCATCATCTGTAATTGATGCAATTACAGATTTAAAAATAATCGAAGAGGAAACTGATAAAAGATATTTTATTGTTAAAATGAGCAATGTTTCAAATAAGACTTTGTTAAATAAAGAAAACATCTTGAATTATTTAGAAATGGTTGCGCCTGTGCCATACAGCAAAGGGTTCTTATTTAAGGATAAAATTTATACATTTGCAGAAAATATCGGCCAAGATATTGATGAGTACAATATTTATTTGAATCATGACCAGATTTTCAAATCCTATACAACAAGAATTTATGAAGGTGAGAATAATAATAAAAAAGGAATTGATGAGATTCATGATTTGGAATTTATTGAGGAAAGGGATAATAATAACGATTTAATTTATTGGGGGTGGCACAGTATTTCTAATTTTTCCAAACAAATTCCAAAAATTAATCGCGGCAGAGGAATAAGATTAAGAAAAGCAAATATTCAAATAGGTATGGACGATGCGTTAGTTAAATTATTTAAAGAGCAAAGAGGTTCATACTATTTTTTTGGAGAAATATTTGCTGTTGACATACAATTGATTCCAAATGCAAGGAGAGATTATTTTATAGAGAACAATAAATTATTGGATTTTGAGCTGCTTATAAAAAAACAATTTATAAAATTACATGATTTATATCATTTTTCGTCAAAAGTGAGAAGTAACAAAAAAAAAATTGAGAAGCATAAAGAATTAGTAAAAAATTACAAAATAAAAAATACAGAAAGCGGCTTTACCAGCAATGAAGAAAAAGAACAAAAATTAGAAGAAATTGATAAAGCCAAAGATGAAGCTAAAAAGGCAAAAAAGCAATTAACTAATTTATCAAACAAAATAGAAGATAAAGATAAGAGTGCGGAAAAAAAAGTCTTTGAAAAAATTGTTGGTGACAAAGAAACTAATATTGAATCTTTTGATACAAGCGATGAAGATAAACAAACAACTAAATTTATTACCGATGAATTAACCAGATATACCAGAAAAGAAAGAAAGCTTATTTCTAAAATTTTTTTAGTAGTTGATTTAATCTTAACGCCAGATTTAGCAGAAAACTTAAAACAAAAAATAATTGAAGATTTGAGAGGCTAA
- a CDS encoding ATP-binding protein: MKLSKFDIGAEIISILTKGMYQDPRDALREYIQNAVDANSKNINVKIRQNTIVVDDDGFGMSHDVLRKAIRIGVSDKKPGKDVGFMGIGIYSAYHLCEKLIIFSKAKGNLPCQLKMNFQGMKNDLASQKELRLNDKLSGDELIDLQTLLENHIILSDENTLADNEFPEVGTRVELMGVEPNFYKELNDFDFVAGYLKDAIPLHFDYKQFEWGKEIEEKISKICKEHNAKFELVNVKLQVNNKIEDLYKPYYDTDFHNNKSQTPVYQELKEGKIFIGVVWGCLNSTRNKIKEKKLRGFLIRKQGFAIGRREQVVKYFNSHTHFDRYIGEIIVVNPKLLPNASRDDFEFTNLRTIFYDLLVKAGSIYNQTSNNFQNSTSAIDKINTITKDVKKINAEFTGFEKDADKLVEYLVDLNNFANDVESIIRRNVLSDKVAKDDAMNLKESIKELIDNIKDTINKLITEKKRKKSANSAKTQSKKIEIAKNLSSIDTSAIEEKKYDNLLKLLEDLDFELDSDIAEIFNLLDELFIQRVAKTKLEYYEILSDLKEEINNLGI; encoded by the coding sequence ATGAAATTATCGAAATTTGATATTGGTGCTGAGATAATATCCATTTTAACTAAAGGGATGTATCAAGACCCAAGAGATGCCTTAAGAGAATATATACAAAATGCAGTTGATGCGAATTCTAAAAATATTAATGTGAAAATTCGTCAAAATACAATTGTTGTGGATGACGACGGGTTTGGAATGAGTCATGATGTATTAAGAAAGGCAATAAGGATAGGTGTCTCTGATAAAAAGCCTGGTAAGGATGTTGGCTTTATGGGAATTGGTATTTATAGCGCTTATCATCTATGTGAAAAATTAATTATATTCAGTAAGGCAAAAGGGAATTTACCTTGTCAGTTAAAAATGAATTTTCAAGGCATGAAAAATGATTTAGCCAGTCAAAAAGAATTACGATTAAATGATAAATTGAGTGGCGATGAGCTTATAGATTTACAAACATTATTGGAAAACCATATAATTTTATCTGATGAAAATACATTGGCTGATAATGAATTTCCTGAAGTTGGAACTCGTGTTGAGTTAATGGGAGTTGAACCAAATTTTTATAAAGAATTAAATGATTTTGATTTTGTGGCAGGATATTTAAAAGACGCTATTCCTTTACATTTTGATTATAAACAATTTGAATGGGGAAAAGAAATTGAAGAAAAAATAAGCAAAATATGCAAAGAACATAACGCTAAATTTGAACTTGTTAATGTAAAACTGCAAGTAAACAATAAAATAGAGGATTTGTATAAGCCTTATTATGATACGGATTTTCATAATAACAAATCTCAAACTCCAGTTTATCAGGAACTCAAAGAAGGAAAGATATTTATTGGAGTCGTATGGGGATGTTTGAATTCAACACGAAACAAGATAAAAGAAAAAAAACTTCGGGGGTTTTTAATACGAAAGCAGGGATTTGCAATTGGACGTAGAGAGCAAGTTGTAAAATACTTTAATTCTCATACTCATTTCGATAGATATATAGGTGAAATAATTGTTGTTAATCCTAAATTATTGCCTAATGCTTCAAGAGATGATTTTGAGTTTACAAATTTAAGAACAATTTTTTATGATTTATTAGTAAAAGCAGGGAGTATTTATAATCAAACATCAAATAATTTTCAAAACTCTACAAGTGCAATTGACAAAATAAATACTATTACAAAAGATGTAAAAAAGATAAATGCTGAATTCACAGGATTTGAGAAAGATGCAGACAAACTTGTTGAATATTTAGTTGATTTAAACAATTTCGCAAATGATGTTGAGAGTATTATTAGAAGAAATGTGCTTAGTGATAAAGTTGCAAAAGATGATGCTATGAATTTAAAGGAATCTATTAAAGAATTAATAGATAATATTAAAGACACTATCAACAAATTGATCACTGAAAAAAAAAGAAAAAAGTCAGCAAATTCAGCTAAAACGCAAAGCAAAAAAATTGAAATAGCTAAAAATCTTTCATCAATAGACACATCTGCAATTGAAGAAAAAAAATACGACAATCTATTAAAATTATTAGAAGATTTAGATTTTGAGTTGGATAGCGATATTGCTGAAATATTTAATTTATTGGATGAACTTTTTATTCAAAGAGTGGCTAAAACAAAATTAGAGTATTATGAAATTTTAAGTGATTTAAAAGAAGAAATCAATAATTTGGGAATATAA